A genomic stretch from Salarias fasciatus chromosome 18, fSalaFa1.1, whole genome shotgun sequence includes:
- the armc6 gene encoding armadillo repeat-containing protein 6 → MAKRRITQETFDAAVRENMEEFEMEPDEALKDALEQFESQGVDLSCIVKAVPAVASADTQEEQTHQVLLALDALRLGKDSAGEAELSAHMKCFTEQCALGFAQRYLAAQKDAYPLILSFCRKSAEQKEALLVALSALASLTDGQPDLLDAAGQQFVLDVLKKYQDDWSVTCVAIRIVRNCCLKHEQNRQDLVKGGVLPLLTAAVTQHSGCAELIKEVSGALRVMTFDDDVRVMFGHAHEHAKMIVLEHNGLKILIEAAKAHNDNTSVLSEICATLSRLAVRNEFCQDICDLGGLKLMMTLLANSYESAELVRQVLSAIRAVAGNDDVKDAVVNAGGVQLVVIAMNRHISNSAVCEQGCACLSVLALRKPNNCKVIMENGGASAAVQAMKTHTNAVNVQKQACMLLRNLVSRMSNYCQPILEMGAEALIAQALQNHQDCADVGKATLRDLGCQVDLRELWTGKHGSLSN, encoded by the exons ATGGCCAAACGGAGGATCACACAGGAGACCTTTGATGCCGCGGTCAGagaaaacatggaggagttTGAGATGGAGCCTGACGAGGCTTTAAAGGACGCCTTGGAGCAGTTTGAGTCCCAAG gtgTGGACCTCAGCTGTATTGTAAAAGCTGTTCCAGCTGTGGCGTCTGCTGACACTCAAGAGGAGCAAACACACCAAGTCTTGCTG GCTTTGGATGCCCTCCGACTGGGGAAGGACTCTGCAGGTGAAGCTGAATTGTCGGCGCACATGAAGTGCTTCACTGAACAGTGCGCCCTGGGATTTGCTCAGAGGTACCTGGCAGCCCAAAAAGACGCCTACCCGCTCATCCTGTCATTCTGCAGAAAAAgtgcagagcagaaagaagCCCTGCTGGTGGCGCTGTCCGCTCTGGCCTCGCTGACCGACGGGCAGCCCGACTTACTGGACGCGGCGGGCCAGCAGTTTGTTCTGGACGTCCTGAAGAAGTACCAGGACGATTGGTCCGTGACATGCGTGGCCATCCGCATTGTGCGTAACTGCTGCTTGAAGCATGAGCAGAACAGGCAGGACCTGGTGAAAGGCGGCGTCCTGCCTCTGCTGACCGCCGCCGTCACGCAGCACAGTGGCTGTGCAGAGCTGATCAAAGAGGTCTCTGGAGCTCTCAGGGTCATGACCTTTGATGACGACGTTCGAGTTATGTTCGGGCACGCTCACGAACACGCTAAGATGATTGTTCTGGAGCACAACGGACTGAAGATTTTAATTGAGGCAGCAAAAG CTCACAATGACAACACTTCAGTCCTGAGTGAAATCTGTGCCACGTTGTCCCGTCTGGCTGTGAGGAACGAGTTTTGTCAGGACATCTGCGACCTCGGAGGACTCAAGCTCATGATGACGCTGCTCGCAAACAGCTATGAGTCAGCG GAGTTGGTGCGACAGGTTCTCAGCGCCATACGAGCCGTAGCAGGAAACGACGACGTCAAGGACGCGGTCGTTAATGCAGGTGGAGTCCAGCTGGTCGTCATCGCCATGAACAGACACATCAGCAACTCTGCT GTGTGTGAGCAGGGCTGCGCCTGCCTCTCGGTTCTCGCGTTACGGAAGCCCAACAACTGTAAAGTCATCATGGAGAACGGAGGCgcctcagctgctgtgcaggCTATGAAGACTCACACCAATGCTGTCAATGTACAG AAACAAGCATGCATGCTGTTGAGAAACCTGGTTTCACGGATGAGTAACTACTGCCAGCCGATCCTGGAGATGGGAGCGGAGGCTCTGATCGCCCAGGCGCTGCAGAACCATCAGGACTGCGCTGACGTTGGGAAGGCGACCCTCAGAGACTTGGGATGTCAGGTGGATCTCCGGGAGCTGTGGACCGGGAAACACGGCAGCCTTTCCAACTGA